The following proteins are co-located in the Lacticaseibacillus paracasei subsp. paracasei genome:
- a CDS encoding 1,4-dihydroxy-2-naphthoate polyprenyltransferase: MPLSVFFELVEIRTKLASILPFAIGTLFAVTYFHTFNAVNTILFFMAMLLFDMMTTALNNLMDYRKAKDAHYQTTTNVIGRANLAPKLVEKMIIGMLIVASLIGLVLVWRTDWLLLLMGMACFAIGILYTWGPLPLSRLPLGEIFSGIVMGLGIPVIATYVNIAPGRLLALDLGWPNVVLRGDFIAIIALGLACVTPMATIANIMLANNMSDLDEDQRNHRHTLPMYLGSWWSPRVYALLAYVGFLAIIFGVIFGALPAWTLVIELAWPLVIKNVHRFIRDPSKQRTFHTAVINLVIENGLLVLGLGMGAIL, from the coding sequence ATGCCGTTGTCGGTATTTTTTGAGCTCGTTGAAATTCGCACGAAACTTGCGAGTATCTTGCCGTTTGCGATTGGCACTTTATTTGCGGTGACGTATTTTCACACTTTTAATGCCGTGAATACGATCCTGTTTTTTATGGCGATGCTGCTTTTTGACATGATGACCACTGCACTTAACAATTTGATGGATTATCGTAAGGCTAAAGATGCACATTATCAAACAACCACCAATGTCATTGGCCGGGCAAATTTAGCGCCCAAGCTGGTAGAAAAAATGATTATCGGTATGCTGATTGTCGCCTCATTGATCGGCTTGGTGCTGGTTTGGCGGACAGATTGGCTACTATTATTGATGGGCATGGCCTGTTTTGCCATTGGCATTTTGTATACATGGGGACCGTTACCGTTGTCACGGCTGCCGCTTGGTGAAATCTTCTCTGGTATCGTTATGGGACTGGGCATTCCAGTGATTGCCACGTATGTCAATATTGCACCGGGTCGATTGCTGGCACTGGATCTTGGGTGGCCGAATGTTGTCTTGCGCGGTGACTTTATTGCCATCATTGCATTAGGGCTGGCTTGCGTGACGCCTATGGCAACCATTGCTAATATTATGTTAGCCAATAACATGTCGGATCTTGATGAGGACCAGCGTAATCACCGGCACACTTTGCCGATGTATTTGGGTAGCTGGTGGTCGCCACGCGTGTATGCGCTGCTGGCGTATGTTGGATTTTTAGCCATTATTTTTGGCGTCATTTTTGGTGCATTGCCAGCTTGGACGTTGGTGATAGAACTTGCTTGGCCGCTTGTGATCAAAAATGTCCACCGATTCATTCGTGACCCCAGCAAACAGCGTACTTTTCATACTGCGGTCATCAATCTCGTTATTGAAAATGGTTTACTGGTCTTGGGCTTGGGAATGGGGGCGATCCTATGA
- a CDS encoding FAD:protein FMN transferase, whose translation MKKRFVVVLLMLLALVATACAGKTAAKRTLVEGDPYSDTQFLMGTVVTVKIYDKDKQGALDAAFARVQQLADELTVNQKGSEVDAVNKNAGIKPVHVTPSVYRVIAAAKHYSENSEGAFDLAIGPITSLWHIGFADARKPAQSEIDERLPLVHYPDVVLNAKKQTVYLKKKGMAIDLGGIAKGFITDEVVKTLKAKNVTTAIIDLGGNIYVMGKSPKNVKKDWNVGIQDPKKPRGTAIGTLPASNMTVVTSGIYERYLKVDGKIYMHLMNPKTGYPFDNNLMGVSIVTKKSVDGDALSTATFDKGLAGGMAYIEKLKYADAIFITKDKKVYVSSGLKDKFKLLKDSGYTLATLKK comes from the coding sequence ATGAAGAAACGATTTGTAGTCGTTCTGCTGATGTTACTGGCATTAGTCGCAACGGCCTGTGCCGGCAAAACGGCAGCAAAGCGCACGTTAGTCGAAGGCGATCCGTATTCGGATACCCAGTTTCTGATGGGAACCGTGGTGACGGTGAAAATCTATGACAAGGACAAGCAAGGTGCTTTGGATGCGGCGTTTGCCCGCGTCCAACAATTGGCTGATGAGTTGACGGTCAATCAAAAAGGGTCAGAGGTGGATGCGGTTAACAAAAATGCTGGCATCAAACCTGTGCACGTGACCCCCAGTGTTTATCGTGTCATCGCTGCTGCCAAACATTACAGCGAAAATTCCGAGGGTGCTTTTGATTTGGCAATCGGTCCGATTACCAGTCTCTGGCACATAGGCTTTGCGGATGCTCGAAAGCCAGCACAAAGTGAAATTGATGAGCGTCTGCCTTTGGTGCATTATCCGGATGTGGTTTTGAATGCCAAGAAGCAAACCGTTTATCTCAAGAAAAAGGGCATGGCGATTGACCTCGGCGGGATTGCAAAAGGGTTTATTACGGATGAAGTTGTTAAAACCCTCAAGGCCAAGAACGTGACCACTGCGATCATCGACTTGGGCGGTAATATTTATGTGATGGGCAAGAGCCCAAAGAACGTGAAAAAAGATTGGAACGTCGGCATTCAAGATCCGAAGAAGCCACGCGGGACCGCTATCGGCACACTGCCAGCTAGCAACATGACGGTCGTGACCTCTGGTATTTATGAACGGTATCTCAAGGTCGATGGGAAAATCTATATGCATTTGATGAATCCTAAAACCGGCTATCCGTTCGACAATAACTTAATGGGCGTTTCCATTGTGACCAAAAAGAGTGTCGATGGCGATGCCTTGTCAACCGCAACATTTGACAAGGGCTTAGCTGGTGGGATGGCCTATATTGAAAAGCTGAAGTATGCCGATGCTATTTTTATTACGAAAGATAAAAAGGTTTATGTCAGCTCAGGGTTGAAGGACAAGTTTAAGCTTTTGAAGGATTCAGGCTATACACTTGCGACGTTAAAAAAATAA
- the secE gene encoding preprotein translocase subunit SecE: protein MKFIKSVFAEMKAVTWPTARQTRRDTFTVIMTSIIFAIYFAAVDWVINMIFQAFLY, encoded by the coding sequence ATGAAATTTATCAAAAGTGTTTTCGCAGAAATGAAAGCCGTCACTTGGCCGACTGCTCGGCAAACGCGGCGTGATACCTTCACCGTCATCATGACTTCCATTATCTTTGCCATTTATTTTGCGGCAGTTGATTGGGTCATTAACATGATCTTTCAGGCTTTCCTATACTGA
- a CDS encoding alpha/beta fold hydrolase, with product MSGWFWIVAAIGLVVVVGGLADYLLLARPGYQPVPLVMDPVPTLFIPGHLGTRYSFGHMLWRLQRRYGLSKDVVAIVAPDGKVHLRGQLNLNHHAAVQVLFTDKAVRPAAQLHGLEKVITALQTQQAFAEVNIVGHSMGGVTAVLYLLSKPTVPVANLVTIAAPMNDLEVAQRSPILNWRLTRTGPEHAAPIYQQFQKTIGNLPANLRWLNIAGDLLIGGRHDGEVAINSSFAIRYLVKDRIKDYTEVVIRGPRAAHSLLHENRLVDHDIVEYLWQRQRDF from the coding sequence ATGAGCGGCTGGTTCTGGATCGTTGCGGCCATTGGTCTTGTCGTGGTTGTAGGCGGTCTGGCAGATTATTTGTTGCTGGCACGGCCGGGGTATCAACCGGTTCCGCTGGTGATGGATCCGGTACCTACTTTGTTTATTCCTGGGCACCTTGGCACACGCTATTCGTTTGGGCATATGCTCTGGCGGCTCCAGCGCCGTTATGGACTCAGCAAAGATGTTGTAGCGATTGTTGCGCCAGATGGCAAGGTGCATTTGCGTGGGCAGCTGAACCTAAATCATCATGCAGCAGTCCAAGTGTTGTTCACAGATAAGGCGGTGCGTCCAGCAGCTCAGTTGCATGGCTTGGAAAAGGTGATCACAGCGTTGCAAACGCAACAGGCGTTTGCAGAGGTGAACATTGTCGGCCATTCGATGGGTGGTGTCACAGCTGTCCTATATCTTTTGAGCAAGCCGACAGTGCCTGTCGCCAATCTAGTCACGATTGCTGCGCCGATGAATGATTTAGAGGTGGCGCAACGATCACCAATCTTAAATTGGCGGTTGACCCGCACCGGGCCGGAACATGCTGCACCGATTTATCAACAGTTTCAAAAGACAATTGGTAATTTACCGGCAAATCTGCGGTGGCTGAATATCGCTGGTGATTTACTAATTGGCGGCCGCCATGATGGTGAAGTGGCGATCAATAGCAGTTTTGCAATTCGCTATTTGGTCAAAGACCGCATCAAAGATTATACCGAGGTCGTGATCCGCGGCCCGCGGGCTGCACACAGCCTGTTGCATGAAAATCGGCTTGTCGATCACGACATTGTTGAATATTTATGGCAGCGGCAGCGTGATTTTTAG
- a CDS encoding nucleoside 2-deoxyribosyltransferase: protein MAQIYVAAPFFDAAQTKRLDQVLAALQVNKSVTGVFSPRDDTNKAKLEENSPGWQRQVFGEDIQGLHQATTMVAILDYVGDTPDPGTAFEIGYAYAHHMPIVAVQVGKMPMNLMLAGSITCFVQEIAELKTLDLAHVLVRPYVGPVF, encoded by the coding sequence ATGGCACAAATCTATGTCGCCGCACCATTCTTTGATGCGGCTCAAACAAAGCGACTTGATCAAGTCTTGGCAGCATTGCAGGTCAACAAGTCGGTGACCGGTGTTTTCTCACCCCGCGATGATACTAATAAAGCTAAATTGGAAGAAAACTCACCAGGCTGGCAGCGTCAGGTCTTTGGTGAAGACATTCAAGGCTTGCATCAGGCGACAACCATGGTGGCTATTCTAGATTATGTTGGCGATACACCTGATCCTGGCACGGCTTTTGAAATCGGGTACGCCTATGCGCATCATATGCCGATCGTCGCCGTTCAAGTTGGCAAGATGCCAATGAACCTGATGTTAGCTGGCTCGATCACTTGTTTCGTTCAAGAAATTGCCGAGCTCAAGACACTAGATTTAGCACATGTGCTGGTTCGACCATATGTTGGTCCGGTTTTCTAA
- the rpmG gene encoding 50S ribosomal protein L33, with protein MTAKKVALACSVCGQRNYFVPENPKRTERLTLKKFCKHCGRVTVHQETK; from the coding sequence ATGACAGCTAAGAAAGTAGCACTTGCTTGCTCGGTTTGTGGGCAACGGAATTATTTTGTTCCCGAAAACCCAAAACGAACAGAACGATTAACCTTAAAAAAATTTTGTAAACACTGTGGCCGGGTAACGGTCCATCAAGAGACAAAGTAA
- a CDS encoding UbiA family prenyltransferase → MSEPYHRLTWPLFLEFIRLPAKAASMLPFVLGISYAGWAFQQFSWVNSLIYGLAQLAIALFVTGFNNVQDYFKAKDQSYQQRQNIIGREHLSPWGMLALTIVILLVSVILGIILVMRTNLSLLVIGAIGVGVAILYTFGPVPLSRLPLGELLAGFVEGYGTFIIAVLINMPAPSPLNLMLGRRTFTFSFDLGWLLQLLLAALPVIILNAAVMFADNIADMDQDIKNQRFTLPYFLGRKRALQWYRLIPFITFAALILGVLTRALPFWSLLVLATWPLVRNNTRRYTSKPSKDKTFIFTIQSLLTVGGTLLLTLWLGILF, encoded by the coding sequence ATGAGCGAACCATATCATCGGTTAACTTGGCCACTTTTTCTGGAATTTATTCGATTACCCGCTAAGGCGGCTAGCATGTTGCCATTTGTGCTGGGCATTAGCTATGCAGGCTGGGCATTTCAGCAATTTTCATGGGTCAATAGCCTGATCTATGGGCTTGCGCAGTTAGCGATTGCCTTGTTTGTGACTGGTTTTAACAATGTTCAGGATTATTTTAAAGCCAAAGATCAAAGCTATCAGCAACGGCAAAATATTATTGGCCGTGAGCACCTGTCACCGTGGGGGATGCTCGCCTTGACCATCGTGATTTTGCTGGTGAGTGTCATATTAGGCATCATTTTGGTCATGCGCACCAACCTTAGTCTGCTCGTGATCGGCGCGATTGGTGTTGGTGTGGCTATTCTGTATACATTTGGCCCGGTCCCTTTGTCCCGTCTGCCCCTAGGTGAGTTGTTAGCCGGTTTTGTGGAAGGTTATGGTACTTTCATCATTGCTGTGCTGATCAACATGCCCGCCCCAAGTCCGCTTAATTTGATGTTGGGACGGCGCACCTTCACCTTTTCATTTGATCTAGGCTGGCTCCTGCAACTTTTACTCGCGGCTTTGCCAGTTATCATTCTAAATGCCGCCGTGATGTTTGCTGACAACATTGCCGACATGGATCAAGATATCAAAAATCAGCGCTTCACCTTGCCATACTTCCTAGGCCGCAAACGCGCCTTGCAATGGTACCGCCTCATCCCGTTCATCACTTTCGCTGCGCTGATTCTAGGTGTCCTAACCCGCGCGTTACCATTTTGGAGCCTGTTAGTGCTAGCAACTTGGCCGCTAGTACGAAATAATACTCGCCGTTACACAAGCAAGCCAAGTAAAGATAAAACCTTTATTTTCACGATTCAATCATTATTAACTGTTGGTGGTACGTTGTTGCTGACGCTGTGGTTGGGTATTCTTTTTTGA
- the nrdJ gene encoding ribonucleoside-triphosphate reductase, adenosylcobalamin-dependent — translation MQVMTKPITLAPAFIAEVKKEIKPHWGELGWVTYKRTYARWLPDAQRTENWDETVKRVVEGNINLDPRLHTANPDPKVVETLQKEARNLFKLIYGLAGTPSGRNLWISGTDYQKRNGDALNNCWFIAIRPQPYGQSHIVPEDYPVSQPAVSMPYSFMFDELMKGGGVGFSVTKDNIAKLPPVATKLELTVVIGRNSASYADSLKMGAVDRDEWEKAHAGEQADHCALPDTREGWVLANAKVIDHHFAATNPSGQTKLVLDITNIRPKGARIHGFGGTASGPMPLIEMLLDINKLLNARVGQHLTAVDATDIGNLIGKTVVAGNVRRSAEMSLGSADDDDFITMKQDQKQLYHHRWASNNSVAINTQFDAYSPIAHAIAKNGEPGIVNLELSRRFGRIADGENAENDPDVEGTNPCGEISLANGEPCNLFEVFPVVAVEQGWKLKQAFTLAARFAKRVTFSHYDWQVSRDIIKKNRRIGVSMSGIQDWFLNDFGRRVVSGFESVVDPQTGKMVQKPIYDPEIKQAVDGLYHTVVDADQAYSDALGCEPSRKHTTVKPSGTVAKLAGVSEGMHFHYAGYLIQRIRFQGNDPLLPALQACGYHIEPDVYTKGTMVVEFPIRAAHADDPAFASAGTVSIAEQIATQAFLQTYWSDNAVSCTVTFQPKEADQIAGLLSQYRHVIKSTSMLPYVGAGFKQAPKEPIDVKTYKQKCAAIHGSVAAVFAVQNADHDQKDLELVDQTDCAGGACPIK, via the coding sequence ATGCAAGTTATGACGAAACCAATCACCTTGGCACCAGCTTTTATTGCCGAGGTTAAAAAAGAAATAAAACCACATTGGGGTGAACTTGGCTGGGTCACTTATAAACGTACTTATGCTCGGTGGCTGCCAGATGCTCAACGCACTGAAAACTGGGACGAAACCGTCAAGCGCGTGGTTGAAGGTAACATTAACCTTGATCCGCGCCTACATACAGCGAATCCTGATCCCAAGGTCGTTGAAACATTGCAAAAAGAAGCACGGAATCTTTTTAAACTGATTTATGGTTTGGCGGGCACACCTTCAGGCCGTAATTTATGGATTTCCGGAACAGATTATCAAAAGCGCAATGGCGATGCCTTGAACAATTGCTGGTTCATCGCCATTCGCCCGCAACCTTATGGCCAATCACACATTGTGCCTGAAGATTATCCCGTCTCGCAGCCGGCTGTGTCGATGCCATACTCCTTTATGTTTGATGAACTGATGAAGGGCGGCGGCGTTGGGTTTTCGGTGACAAAGGATAATATTGCAAAGCTGCCACCTGTTGCGACCAAGCTTGAGTTGACGGTTGTGATTGGCCGCAATAGCGCGAGTTATGCTGATTCTTTGAAAATGGGTGCGGTTGACCGTGACGAGTGGGAAAAAGCACATGCCGGTGAACAGGCTGATCATTGTGCCTTGCCAGATACGCGAGAAGGTTGGGTGTTGGCCAACGCGAAAGTGATCGACCATCATTTTGCCGCGACTAATCCAAGCGGTCAGACAAAACTGGTTTTAGATATCACCAACATTCGGCCAAAGGGTGCACGAATTCACGGTTTTGGCGGTACTGCCTCTGGACCGATGCCATTGATTGAGATGTTATTGGATATCAACAAGTTGCTCAATGCTCGCGTTGGCCAACACTTGACGGCGGTGGATGCGACTGATATTGGTAATTTGATCGGTAAAACAGTCGTTGCTGGCAATGTTCGGCGCTCCGCTGAAATGTCACTCGGCTCAGCAGACGATGACGATTTTATCACGATGAAGCAGGATCAAAAGCAGCTTTATCATCATCGTTGGGCGTCGAACAATAGTGTTGCGATCAATACACAATTCGATGCTTACTCGCCGATTGCCCACGCCATTGCCAAAAATGGCGAACCCGGGATTGTGAATCTTGAACTGTCACGGCGGTTTGGTCGGATTGCTGATGGCGAAAATGCGGAAAATGATCCTGATGTTGAGGGTACCAACCCTTGCGGTGAAATTTCCTTGGCCAATGGAGAACCTTGCAATCTGTTTGAAGTCTTTCCAGTTGTTGCAGTTGAGCAAGGATGGAAGCTGAAACAGGCCTTCACATTGGCAGCACGATTCGCCAAGCGGGTGACCTTTAGTCATTATGACTGGCAGGTTTCGCGTGATATCATCAAGAAGAATCGGCGTATCGGTGTTTCCATGTCTGGTATTCAAGACTGGTTCCTGAATGACTTTGGCCGGCGGGTTGTGAGCGGGTTTGAGTCAGTCGTTGATCCGCAAACTGGCAAAATGGTCCAGAAACCGATTTACGATCCGGAAATTAAACAAGCCGTTGATGGTTTGTATCACACTGTGGTCGATGCCGATCAGGCTTACTCAGATGCTTTGGGCTGCGAACCGTCGCGAAAACATACAACGGTTAAACCTTCAGGGACTGTGGCGAAACTTGCTGGCGTTTCAGAAGGGATGCATTTCCATTATGCTGGTTATCTGATTCAGCGCATTCGGTTCCAAGGCAACGACCCATTGTTACCAGCTCTGCAGGCATGCGGTTATCACATTGAACCAGATGTTTACACGAAAGGCACGATGGTGGTTGAATTCCCAATTCGCGCCGCCCACGCTGATGATCCTGCCTTTGCCTCAGCCGGAACGGTGTCAATTGCTGAACAGATTGCCACGCAAGCATTTTTGCAGACGTACTGGTCTGACAACGCGGTCAGTTGCACGGTCACCTTCCAACCAAAAGAAGCCGATCAAATTGCTGGTTTGCTTTCCCAGTATCGCCATGTCATTAAGTCGACGTCGATGTTGCCCTACGTAGGTGCTGGTTTCAAACAGGCACCTAAGGAACCCATTGATGTCAAAACTTACAAGCAAAAGTGTGCCGCAATTCATGGTTCCGTTGCAGCTGTCTTTGCGGTTCAAAACGCGGATCATGATCAAAAGGACCTTGAGCTCGTTGATCAAACCGATTGTGCCGGTGGCGCTTGCCCAATTAAATAA
- the nusG gene encoding transcription termination/antitermination protein NusG → MAETVTSAEKRWYVLHTYSGYENKVKTNLEQRTSSMNMDDYIFRVVVPEEEEHEQKNGKEKIEMKKTFPGYVLVEMVMTDQSWFVVRNTPGVTGFVGSHGAGSKPAPLLPEEVANVLHSMGMSTRHNDVEFDVGEPVTIIDGAFTGMHGKVTAVDKEKMKLKVVTEMFDREVTAELDFDQVDKL, encoded by the coding sequence ATGGCTGAAACAGTTACATCGGCAGAAAAACGCTGGTACGTGTTGCATACTTATTCCGGTTACGAGAATAAGGTGAAGACCAACCTTGAACAGCGGACGAGCAGTATGAACATGGACGATTATATTTTCCGTGTGGTTGTGCCTGAAGAAGAAGAACATGAACAAAAGAATGGTAAAGAGAAGATCGAAATGAAAAAGACCTTCCCTGGTTACGTGTTGGTTGAAATGGTGATGACTGATCAATCATGGTTCGTTGTTCGTAACACACCGGGTGTGACCGGCTTTGTCGGTTCTCACGGCGCTGGCTCTAAGCCTGCACCACTATTGCCTGAAGAAGTTGCCAATGTTTTGCATTCTATGGGTATGAGTACCCGCCACAATGACGTTGAATTCGATGTTGGCGAACCAGTGACGATTATTGATGGTGCCTTCACCGGTATGCACGGTAAAGTCACGGCAGTTGATAAGGAAAAGATGAAGTTGAAAGTTGTCACCGAAATGTTCGACCGCGAAGTTACCGCGGAACTGGATTTCGATCAAGTCGACAAGCTGTAG